Part of the Vagococcus teuberi genome, CGCATACTTTTTGTTTGATAATGCATTAATGGTAGTAAAATTATTCTAATAATAATGGTAAAGATGATAATCCCAATCCCTGGATTTCCAAAAGACAACGCTTTAATTGCCTCACCAAAATAATACACAATATACCGATCCCATAATCCCGCACTACTTTGATTGATTTCTCCTGTACCACATCCTGTCAAAATAAAGACAAGAACAAACATGGACAGAATAAACAGCCATTTTTTCTTCTTTTTCACTGACTAACCCTCTCTTATTTCATTAAATTAGCTAATTTAAACACGTGTACGATATTTTTCTTTACTTCTTCTAAAGATAAATTAATGACTTGAGGTCTTGCAATTAATACAATATTGTAATTCGGCTGAATCATCCCTTTCATGTCGTATAAAGAAGTTCGTATTAATCGTTTCACATAATTACGTGTTACAGCATTTCCTACTTTTTTTCCTACAGATAACCCTACACGAAAATGAGTATTTTCAGGTGATTCATAGACGTACACAATAAAATTTCTATTCGCAAAAGATTGCTTATTCTCAATTATTTGTTGAAATTCTTTTTCTTTTTTAATTCGATACGCTTTTTTCATATTAAACCACTCTTATCATAGCATAAAGTCCGCTTTTTTTTAATTTATTATAAAAAAAAATCACTGATTCGTAGAGTCAGTGATTTATGCTG contains:
- the rnpA gene encoding ribonuclease P protein component, whose translation is MKKAYRIKKEKEFQQIIENKQSFANRNFIVYVYESPENTHFRVGLSVGKKVGNAVTRNYVKRLIRTSLYDMKGMIQPNYNIVLIARPQVINLSLEEVKKNIVHVFKLANLMK